One genomic window of Cricetulus griseus strain 17A/GY chromosome 3, alternate assembly CriGri-PICRH-1.0, whole genome shotgun sequence includes the following:
- the Phlda2 gene encoding pleckstrin homology-like domain family A member 2 codes for MASKLTMTPGEILREGELEKRSDSLFQLWKKKRGVLTDDSLRLFSGTSERAKELRFHSILKVDCVEHTRKYVYFTIVTTDFKEIDFRCTGESCWNASITLALIDYQNRRAVEGFRRHRFQRAASEAEEEPESPEQRALSP; via the exons ATGGCTTCGAAACTCACGATGACCCCCGGAGAGATTCTTCGTGAAGGGGAGCTGGAGAAGCGAAGCGACAGCCTGTTCCAGCTCTGGAAGAAGAAGCGCGGAGTGCTCACCGACGACAGCCTGCGCCTCTTCTCCGGCACCAGCGAGCGCGCTAAGGAGCTGCGCTTCCATTCCATCCTCAAGGTGGACTGCGTGGAGCACACCCGCAAGTACGTGTACTTCACCATCGTCACCACCGACTTCAAGGAGATCGACTTCCGCTGCACCGGCGAGAGCTGCTGGAACGCGTCCATCACCCTGGCCCTGATCGACTACCAAAACCGTCGAGCGGTGGAAGGTTTCCGCCGCCACCGTTTTCAGCGCGCCGCGTCTGAAGCGGAGGAGGAGCCGGAGTCCCCGGAGCAGCGCGCCCTGAGTCCGTG A
- the Slc22a18 gene encoding solute carrier family 22 member 18 isoform X5 gives MSGQLPGSMGALRRQGIIILTYVLAALELTCLFMQFSILPYLSRTLGLDSVVFGYVQTTFGVLQLLGGPVFGRFADQYGARAALSLSFVAASTLYLLLVASCSPALPGVFLLFASRIPAALMHTLPAAQMVITDLTAPAERPAALGRLGLCFGIGVIFGSLLGGTLNTTYGIQCPAIVALVVTLLGAVLSFTCVPVTTKEAGVQSAHQGGTKASVFDLKAITRLLLLPNVLPVFLVKVISGFPSGVFMVMFSIISMDFFQLEAAQAGYLMSFFGVLQMVIQGLVIGRLSTHFPEEALLRSSVLVFAVVGLGMALMSNVLHFCFLMPGLVFSFCALNVVTDSMLTKAVSASDTGTMLGLSASVHPLTRTVGPTLGGLLYRSYGVAIFGQVQLMVNLLVLLVLWRKPLSQKKDKAQ, from the exons ATGTCTGGCCAGCTCCCTGGCAGCATGGGTGCTCTGCGCCGGCAAGGGATCATCATACTCACCTATGTGCTGGCTGCCTTGGAGCTAACTTGTCTCTTCATGCAATTCTCCATTTTACCA TATCTGTCTCGGACACTGGGCCTAGATTCTGTGGTCTTTGGCTACGTTCAGACAACCTTTGGTGTGCTTCAGCTGCTGGGTGGGCCTGTGTTTGGCAG GTTTGCAGACCAGTATGGGGCACGGGCGGCACTTTCACTCTCCTTCGTGGCAGCCTCCACTCTATACCTGCTCCTGGTGGCCTCCTGTAGCCCAGCCCTACCTGGTGTCTTCCTGCTCTTCGCCTCGCGCATACCTGCAGCACTCATGCACACTCTTCCAG CTGCCCAGATGGTCATCACAGATCTGACGGCGCCCGCAGAACGGCCCGCGGCCCTAGGCCGACTGGGTCTCTGCTTCGGCATCGGAGTCATCTTCGGCTCCCTGCTTGGCGGGACCCTTAACACCACGTACGG GATCCAGTGTCCTGCCATCGTGGCTCTTGTGGTCACACTCCTAGGAGCTGTCCTCAGCTTTACTTGTGTTCCTGTCACCACCAAGGAAGCTGGTGTCCAATCAGCCCATCAGG GTGGAACCAAGGCCAGTGTATTTGACCTGAAGGCCATCACccgcctgctgctgctgcctaaTGTGCTGCCTGTATTCCTGGTCAAGGTCATCTCTGGCTTCCCTTCAG GGGTCTTCATGGTCATGTTCTCCATTATCTCCATGGACTTCTTCCAGCTAGAGGCTGCACAGGCTGGCTACCTCATGTCCTTCTTCGGGGTCCTCCAGATG GTGATCCAAGGCCTGGTCATTGGGAGACTGAGCACCCATTTCCCAGAGGAAGCCTTGCTGCGATCCAGTGTGCTGGTCTTTGCTGTTGTGGGACTGGGCAtg GCGCTGATGTCCAATGTTCTGCACTTCTGCTTTCTGATGCCCGGCCTGGTATTCAGTTTCTGTGCCCTCAATGTGGTCACCGACAGCATGCTGACCAAGGCTGTGTCAGCTTCAGACACAG GGACCATGCTgggcctctctgcctctgtgcaTCCACTGACTCGCACTGTAGGACCCACCCTGGGTGGCCTGTTGTACCGCAGCTATGGTGTCGCCATCTTTGGCCAGGTGCAGCTTATGGTGAATTTGCTTGTCCTATTGGTCCTCTGGAGGAAGCCACTGTCCCAGAAGAAAGACAAAGCCCAGTGA
- the Slc22a18 gene encoding solute carrier family 22 member 18 isoform X4, with the protein MHSNWNLLSPAGAGDGAGPQEACLVWPVNAQRLLCQLSLNPGWVERAARPVGQPWRSGRTQVIVGRVLPGSLRKGRCQETPGRSHPPGTQPTLSRRRQAQATPSNLVSQHTARINRTFALARCKVCSALAEVPPGLQITTCPDVWPAPWQHGCSAPARDHHTHLCAGCLGANLSLHAILHFTTAQMVITDLTAPAERPAALGRLGLCFGIGVIFGSLLGGTLNTTYGIQCPAIVALVVTLLGAVLSFTCVPVTTKEAGVQSAHQGGTKASVFDLKAITRLLLLPNVLPVFLVKVISGFPSGVFMVMFSIISMDFFQLEAAQAGYLMSFFGVLQMVIQGLVIGRLSTHFPEEALLRSSVLVFAVVGLGMALMSNVLHFCFLMPGLVFSFCALNVVTDSMLTKAVSASDTGTMLGLSASVHPLTRTVGPTLGGLLYRSYGVAIFGQVQLMVNLLVLLVLWRKPLSQKKDKAQ; encoded by the exons ATGCACAGCAATTGGAACCTCCTAAGCCCCGCTGGGGCGGGTGATGGGGCGGGGCCTCAGGAGGCGTGTCTGGTTTGGCCAGTGAATGCTCAGAGGCTGCTTTGCCAGCTATCCCTGAACCCTGGGTGGGTGGAGCGAGCTGCCAGGCCGGTGGGCCAGCCCTGGAGAAGTGGGAGGACACAGGTTATTGTGGGGCGGGTCCTTCCCGGGTCACTGCGGAAGGGCAGGTGTCAGGAAACACCTGGGAGGTCTCACCCACCAGGAACGCAGCCCACGCTCTCCCGGCGAAGACAG GCACAGGCCACCCCTTCCAACCTGGTGAGTCAGCACACAGCCAGAATCAACAGGACTTTTGCCCTTGCCCGCTGCAAGGTTTGCTCTGCTCTGGCTGAAGTCCCTCCAGGGCTCCAGATAACCACCTGCCCGGATGTCTGGCCAGCTCCCTGGCAGCATGGGTGCTCTGCGCCGGCAAGGGATCATCATACTCACCTATGTGCTGGCTGCCTTGGAGCTAACTTGTCTCTTCATGCAATTCTCCATTTTACCA CTGCCCAGATGGTCATCACAGATCTGACGGCGCCCGCAGAACGGCCCGCGGCCCTAGGCCGACTGGGTCTCTGCTTCGGCATCGGAGTCATCTTCGGCTCCCTGCTTGGCGGGACCCTTAACACCACGTACGG GATCCAGTGTCCTGCCATCGTGGCTCTTGTGGTCACACTCCTAGGAGCTGTCCTCAGCTTTACTTGTGTTCCTGTCACCACCAAGGAAGCTGGTGTCCAATCAGCCCATCAGG GTGGAACCAAGGCCAGTGTATTTGACCTGAAGGCCATCACccgcctgctgctgctgcctaaTGTGCTGCCTGTATTCCTGGTCAAGGTCATCTCTGGCTTCCCTTCAG GGGTCTTCATGGTCATGTTCTCCATTATCTCCATGGACTTCTTCCAGCTAGAGGCTGCACAGGCTGGCTACCTCATGTCCTTCTTCGGGGTCCTCCAGATG GTGATCCAAGGCCTGGTCATTGGGAGACTGAGCACCCATTTCCCAGAGGAAGCCTTGCTGCGATCCAGTGTGCTGGTCTTTGCTGTTGTGGGACTGGGCAtg GCGCTGATGTCCAATGTTCTGCACTTCTGCTTTCTGATGCCCGGCCTGGTATTCAGTTTCTGTGCCCTCAATGTGGTCACCGACAGCATGCTGACCAAGGCTGTGTCAGCTTCAGACACAG GGACCATGCTgggcctctctgcctctgtgcaTCCACTGACTCGCACTGTAGGACCCACCCTGGGTGGCCTGTTGTACCGCAGCTATGGTGTCGCCATCTTTGGCCAGGTGCAGCTTATGGTGAATTTGCTTGTCCTATTGGTCCTCTGGAGGAAGCCACTGTCCCAGAAGAAAGACAAAGCCCAGTGA